The Cryomorphaceae bacterium 1068 genome window below encodes:
- a CDS encoding DUF4295 domain-containing protein, protein MAKKTVATLQTGGGKNHSKVIKMIKSKSGSYSFREEIVTNDKVGDFFKEDK, encoded by the coding sequence ATGGCAAAGAAGACCGTAGCAACACTCCAGACAGGTGGCGGAAAGAACCACTCAAAAGTGATTAAGATGATAAAGTCTAAATCAGGTTCTTACAGCTTTCGTGAAGAAATCGTAACCAACGATAAAGTGGGCGACTTCTTCAAAGAAGACAAATAG